Part of the Burkholderia humptydooensis genome, TCGGCCCGTTCATCGAGCGGCATCCGGAGATCGACCTGGAGCTGCGGGCAAGCGATTCGCTCGTCGATTTCACGCGCGACGACGTCGACGTCGCGATCCGCTTCGGCTACGGCGTCTATCCGGGGCTGTACGTCGAGCCGCTCCTCGACGAGACGTTCTTCCCCGTCTGCGCGCCCACGCTCAACGGCGGCGTGCTGCCCGAGACGCCCGCCGATCTCGTCCGCTATCCGCTGCTGCGCTCGGACGACGAGCTGTGGCGGCCGTGGTTCGACGCGGCGGGCCTCGACACGCTGACCGAGCCGAAGCGCGGCGTGCTGTACCAGGATTCGTCGAATCTGCTGCAGGCGGCGATCGACGGCCAGGGCATCGCGCTCGTGCGGCGCTCGCTCGCGGTGCCCGAGGTGGCGGCGGGAAGGATCGTGCGGCTGTTCGACATCGCGGGGCCGAGCCCGTGGCACTACTTTTTCGTGTGCCCGCCGTCGCTCGCGCAGACGCCACGCGTGCAGGCGTTCAGGACCTGGCTGCTGGACGAGATCGCGCGCTTCAAGGCGCTGTGCGCGGCGCAGGAGGCGCGGCACGCGGCGGCCTATGCTGCCGCGCGTGCGCGAAAGGAAGAGGATTAGCGGCCGGCCGTCACAGCACGACCTTGACCATCGGGTGGCCCGTCAGCGCGCGGTAGATGTTGTCGAGCTGCGCTTGGCTCGTCGCGCGCACGGTGATCGTGAGGCCCGTGTAGTTGCCGCCGCTCGACGCGCGCTCCTCGATCTTCTCGAGATCGATCTCGTTGTCGTGCACGCTCACGACCTTGAAGATCGTATCCTTGAACTCCGGATGCGCGCGGCCCATCACCTTGATCGGGAAGTCGCACGGAAATTCGAGCAGCGTTTCCTTGGGCGTTGCGATTTCGCCCGTCAGCTCGACGGTCTTGTTCGGTTCGGTCATGTCGTTTCTCCACGCGTCGGCGGGGCGGCCCGCTCAGGCGCTTTCCATCTCGCGCGCCTTCGCCCGCTGGTACGCGGCATACAGCGCCTCGAACACCGGGCCCGGCTGGCCGCCCTGCACGGGCAGATCGTCGAGCAGGGTCACGGGCAGGATTTCCTTCGTCGCCGACGTGAGCAGGATCTCGTCGGCCGCACGCAGCTCCGCTTCGTTGATCTCGCGCGCGACGAAGCGGATCCCGCACTCCTCGGCAAGCTCCTCGACGAGCGCGTAGCGGATCCCTTCGAGAATCCTGTTGCTGCGCGGCGGCGCGATCAGCTCGCCGTTCTTCACGATCCACACGTTCGAAGACGAGCCTTCCGTCACGTTGCCGTCGCGCAACTGGATCGTCTCGGTCGCGTCGTGTTCAACCGCATGCTGCGCCATCAGCACGTTGCCGAGCAGCGACACCGACTTGATGTCGCAATGCAGCCAGCGGCGATCCTCGGCCGTCACGCAGCGCACGCCTTGCGCGCGCTGCGCGTCGGTCGGCAGCACGAGCGGGCTCGCCATCGCGAACACGGTCGGCACCGCGTTCGCCGGAAACGCGTGGCCGCGCTTCGCGACGCCGCGCGTCACCTGGATGTAGACGATCGCGTGCTGGCCGTCTCCGAGCGCGGCCGCGTTCGCGCCGACGACCCGCGCGACGAGCGCGCGCCAGCCCGCTTCGTCGTGCGGATCGGCGATGCCGATCTTCTTCAGGCTGCGCGCAAGACGCGCGAGATGCTGCGCGATCCGGAACGGCGCGCGCCGCGCGCCGTCCGCGTAGACCGGCACGACTTCGTAGACGCCGTCGCCGAAGATGAAGCCGCGGTCGAGCACCGGCACGCGCGCTTCGGAAAGCGGCACCAGCTCCTCGCGCGAAGCGACGCTCAGATAGACGATCGGTTCGAT contains:
- a CDS encoding HP0495 family protein; translated protein: MTEPNKTVELTGEIATPKETLLEFPCDFPIKVMGRAHPEFKDTIFKVVSVHDNEIDLEKIEERASSGGNYTGLTITVRATSQAQLDNIYRALTGHPMVKVVL
- a CDS encoding D-amino acid aminotransferase; translation: MSQADIEPIVYLSVASREELVPLSEARVPVLDRGFIFGDGVYEVVPVYADGARRAPFRIAQHLARLARSLKKIGIADPHDEAGWRALVARVVGANAAALGDGQHAIVYIQVTRGVAKRGHAFPANAVPTVFAMASPLVLPTDAQRAQGVRCVTAEDRRWLHCDIKSVSLLGNVLMAQHAVEHDATETIQLRDGNVTEGSSSNVWIVKNGELIAPPRSNRILEGIRYALVEELAEECGIRFVAREINEAELRAADEILLTSATKEILPVTLLDDLPVQGGQPGPVFEALYAAYQRAKAREMESA
- a CDS encoding transcriptional regulator GcvA, with the protein product MTVRQLPMLNALRVFEAAARHESFSRAANELSVTHGAVSHQMRALEAELGVRLFVRHGKRLALTEAGGRYAQQVRAALTLLADATREIRASDRDKRLVVSTLSSFAARWITPRIGPFIERHPEIDLELRASDSLVDFTRDDVDVAIRFGYGVYPGLYVEPLLDETFFPVCAPTLNGGVLPETPADLVRYPLLRSDDELWRPWFDAAGLDTLTEPKRGVLYQDSSNLLQAAIDGQGIALVRRSLAVPEVAAGRIVRLFDIAGPSPWHYFFVCPPSLAQTPRVQAFRTWLLDEIARFKALCAAQEARHAAAYAAARARKEED